In the Streptomyces sp. 3214.6 genome, GGGTAGCGCTCCAGGGTGGTGGGGCGGTTGCGCAGGGCGCCCAGGATGCCGGGGGCGACCGCCTGGTAGTAGCGGGCGAGGTCCAGCTTGGTGAAGCCGCGCTCCGGGAAGAACACCTTGTCCGGACTGGACAGCCGTACTGTCCGCCCGGCCACTTCCAGCTCCACCGCATCGCCCATGCGAGCCACGGTAGACATACCTCCGAGACCTCGCATCAGCTCGGATCGGCTTGCCTCGGCCATCGGGCGGCATCGGGTCGCACACCGGGCGCCGCACGCGAGAGGCGCGCAGAATCGGAGCATGGATCTGCCGGTGATGCCACCCGTGAAGCCGATGCTCGCCAAGTCGGTGACGGCGATTCCGCCGGGCATGCAGTACGAGGCGAAGTGGGACGGCTTCCGGGCGATCGCGTTCCGCGACGGGGACGAGGTCGAGCTGGGCAGCCGTACCGGGAAACCGCTTACCAGGTATTTCCCCGAGCTGGTGGAGGCGCTGCGGGAGCGGGTGCCGGAGCGCTGTGTGCTGGACGGGGAGATCGTGATCGCGCGGGAGGGCCGACTCGACTTCGACGCGCTCACGGAGCGCATCCACCCGGCGGACTCCCGGGTGCGCACGCTGGCCGAGCGGACCCCGGCGTCCTTCGTCGCGTTCGACCTTCTGGCGCTGGCCGACAAGGCGCTGCTCGACGTGCCCCTGAGCGACCGGCGGGACCTGCTGACCAGGGCGCTGGCCGGGGTCACCCCACCCGTGCACGTGGCGCCGGCGACGACCGACGTCGAGGTGGCCCGGCAGTGGTTCGAGGAGTACGAGGGCGCGGGCCTGGACGGCGTGATCGCGAAACCGCTCACCCTGCGTTACCTCCAGGACGAGCGTGCCATGTTCAAGGTCAAGCACGAGCGCACCGCGGACGTCGTGGTCGCCGGATACCGCTTCCACAAGAGCGGGCCGATCGTGGGCTCGCTGCTGTTGGGCCTGTACGACGACCGGGGCGCGCTGCAGCACGTGGGCGTGTCCGCCGCGTTCCCGATGAAACGCCGGGCGGAGCTGGTCGAGGAGCTGGAGCCGCTGCGCATGGAGGACGCGGCGGGCCATCCGTGGGCGGCCTGGTCGCAGGAGGCCGCGCACGAGACGGCCCGGCTGCCGGGGGCGCCGAGCCGCTGGTCGGGCAAGAAGGACCTGTCCTGGGTGCCGCTGCGGCCCGAACGGGTGGCCGAGGTGGCGTACGACCACATGGAGAACGGGGCACGGTTCCGGCACACGGCCCGCTTCCGTCGCTGGCGTCCGGACCGCACCCCGCAGAGTTGCACGTACGCGCAGTTGGAGGAACCGGTGCGCTACGACCTGTCGGAAATCCTGGGGCCGCCGCCGAAGAGCTGAGCCGAGCGGCTCACGGCGTCATCAGGACCTTCACCGCGCCGTCCTGCTTGCGCTGGAACATCTCGTACGCGTGCGGGGCGTCCTCGAGCGGCAGGCGGTGGGTGGCGAAGTCGTCGACGCCGAGGGGGTCCTCGTCGGTGAGGTACGGCAGGATGTCGTCGCTCCAGCGGCGCACATTGGCCTGGCCCATGCGGATCTGGAGCTGCTTGTCGAACAGGGTGAGCATCGGCAGCGGGTCGGCCGTGCCGCCGTAGACGCCGACCAGGGAGAGGGTCCCGCCGCGACGCACCAGCTCGATGGCGGTGTGCAGGGCGGCCAGGCGGTCGACGCTGAAGCGTTCCGCAAGCGGTCCGCTCAGTTTCCGCGGCAGCAGGGCGGAGGCGTTCTGGATCATGCGAGCGGCCGCGCTGCCGTGCGCCTCGGTGCCGACGGCGTCGATCACGGCGTCGGGGCCGCGGCCGTCGGTCTCGTCGCGGATCGCGGTGACCAGTTCCTTCTCGCTGTCGAAGCTCCTCAGGTCGTACGTCTCGATGCCCCGCGCGCGGGCCCGGCGCAGCCGGTCGCCCACCAGGTCGATGCCGAAGACCCGGCCCGCGCCGCGCACCTGGGCAACCCGGCAGGCCATGTCGCCGATGGGGCCGAGGCCGAACACGGCGACGCTGCCGCCCTGCGGGACGTCCGCGTAGGCGACCGCCTGCCAGGCGGTGGGCAGGACGTCGGAGAGGTAGACGTAACGGTCGTCGGGCGGCCCCTCCGGCACCTTGATGGGCCCGAACTGGGCCTGTGGCACGCGCAGATACTCGGCCTGGGCGCCGGGCACCGCGCCGTAGAGGCGGGTATAGCCGAACAGGGCGGCGCCCATGCCCTCGCCGGTGACCTGGGTGGTCTCGCACTGGGTGGGCAGCGCGTTCAGACACATCCAGCAGTTGCCGCAGGCGATCTGGAACGGCACCACCACCCGGTCGCCGGCCTTGAGGTCGGGCACCCCGGCGCCGACCGCCTCGACGATGCCCAAGGGCTCGTGGCCGAGGATGTCGCCCGGGGTCATGAACGGGGTGAGCACCTCGTACAGGTGCAGATCGGAGCCGCACAGGCCGCTGGACGTGATGCGGATGACGGCGTCCGTCGGCTCCTGGATCGTCGGGTCGGGCACGGTGTCCACCCGTACGTCGCGCTTGCCCTGCCAGGTCACTGCCCTCATCGTGCCGCGCTCCCTCCGCCGACCGGTCCGTCCCGGCGGGTCCGGGGGCCCCGGGTCCTGGCTGCGGCCCGGGTACCCGCGCGCCCGGTCCCGAACCGCCGTGGCGGCCGGTCACGGTCACGGATGGCCACTGTCGAACGGATGAGCGCACAATCAAGTCACGGAACTGGGGTGCCCATGACGGACACAAGTCGTTCGAGACGCACGGGGCGGCGCGCGGGGCGCGTCCGGCCGTCGGCTGCCGTCGCGCTGTCGGCAGCGGCGCTGGCCGCCGCCCTGACGGTCTCGCTCGCCGCGGGCTGCACCTCCTCCCACGAGACCTCCCGGCCCGACGACGGCCGGAGCGCGTCGCAGAGCCCCGGTCCGACCGGCCCCGGCACCGGCTCGGTGCTCGCCGTGAAGATCGACAACGCGCCGGAAGCCCGACCGCAGACCGGCCTCGACGCGGCGGACGTCGTGTACGCCGAGCAGGTCGAGGGCGGGCTGAGCCGGCTGATGGCCGTGTACGCGACGAGGCTGCCGGCCGCCGTCGGCCCGGTGCGCAGCGCCCGCGAGTCCGATCTGGAGCTGCTGCGCCAGTTCGACCGGCCGGTGCTGGCGTTCTCCGGGGCGCAGGGCAAGCTGCTGCCGCTGATCGACCGGGCGCCGCTGGACGCCGTCACACCCGAGAAGGCGTCCGGCGCCTACTACCGCGGCACGGACCGGGCCGCTCCGCACAACCTGTACCTGCGGCCGAGCCGGCTGCTGCCCGCCGCGCCGGGCGCCGCCGCGCTGACCACGGGCTTCCGTCACGGCGCCGCGCCCGCCGGCGGCAGGGCGGAGCGCTCACAGACCGTGCGCTACCCGGCGGCTGGCTTCACCTTCACCTGGTCCGCGAGCCGGGCACGCTGGCTGGTCTCGATGGACGGCACACCGAGTGTGACGGCCACCGGGCAGCCGGTGGCGCCGGCCACGGTGGTGGTGCAGTACGTGACGGTGCGCGCGTCGCGTTTCCACGACTTCCTCGGCAACAACACGCCGTACACCGAGACGGTGGGGGCGGGCAAGGCCGAGGTGCTGCGCGACGGACGCGTCTTCGACGTGAACTGGAAGCGGGCGACGGCCACGGACGGCACGGACTTCACCGCCGACGACGGAAAGCCCGTCGCTTTCGCCGAGGGCCAGGTGTGGGTCGTGTTCGTGAAGGCGCCGTAGCCGTCAGTTCTGGGCGGTCACGGGCTCCGCCGGGTTGCGCAGCCCTTCCGCCGCGTCCGAGACCCTGCGGATGACGTCGAAGAACTGGGCCTGTTCCTCGGCGGAGAGCGGCGCGAGGAAGACCTGGTTCATCCGGGCCGTGCGCACGGCCAGCTTGCGGTGGGTGCGCAGGCCGTCATCGGTGAGGCGGAGCAGGAAACGGCGGCCGTCCCGCGGGTCGCGCACCTTGTCCAGCAGCCCACGGCGGCCGAGCCTGCTGATGACCTCGGCGATGGTCGACCGGTCGAGACCGACCCGCTCCCCCACGGTGCGCTGGTCCAGTCCCGGCTCGGCGACGAGCGCGTTCAGGACCGCGAACTGCGGCGATGTGGTGTCCTCGGAGACCATCGTGTTCCACAGGAGGTAGTGCGCCTGCTGCAGCCGCCGGGCCAGATGCCCGGGGTGGGTCGTGAGGTCCAACGCGGCCATGTGCACTCCCACTGTCCGAATTAGTCGGTGCACTGAACAATACCCGGCGTCCAGTGCGGCTCGCGAGCGCTCGGCGCCCAACGATACCTTGACTGTTCCGCGTGCCGATGGCAGCGTGATGCATCTCGGTGAAATACTCAGTGCGCTGATTAATTCGTAGAGAAGAGGCCGCACGGATGGACAAGGTGGTCGCCACGGCCCCGAAGGCGGTGGCCGACGTCGGCAACGCCCACACCTCCGCCCTCTGCATCGGCGTGGGCCAGGGCCTCGCCCTCGTCCTCGAACGACAGGAAACCCAGGAAACGCCATGACTCTCACTCAAGCCGACATCGACCAGGAGATCGCGGCCGAGCACGCCGCGTACGAGAAGCGACGCGCCGACGGTGCGCCCGTCGAGCACCAGCCGCGCCGCGACTACGCGCCGTACCGTTCCTCCGTCCTGCGCCACCCCAAGCAGCCGCCCGTCGCGATCGACGTCAGCAAGGACCCGGAGCTGGTGGAGCTGGCCTCCCCCGCCTTCGGCGAGCGGGACATCACCGAGATCGACAACGACCTCACCCGGCAGCACAACGGCGAGCCGATCGGTGAACGGATCACGGTTTCCGGCCGGTTGCTGGACCGCGACGGACGTCCGGTCCGCGGCCAGCTGGTCGAGATCTGGCAGGCCAACTCGGCCGGCCGCTATGCGCACCAGCGCGAGCAGCACGACGCCCCGCTGGACCCGAACTTCACGGGAGTCGGCCGCACACTGACCGACGACAGCGGTTTCTACCGTTTCACCACCGTCCAGCCGGGCCCCTACCCCTGGCGTCAGCACGTCAACGCCTGGCGGCCGGCCCACATCCACTTCTCGCTGTTCGGCACGGCGTTCACCCAGCGGCTCGTGACGCAGATGTACTTCCCGAGCGACCCGCTGTTCCCGTACGACCCGATCATCCAGTCGGTGACGGACGACGCCGCCCGGCAGCGGCTGATCGCGACGTACGACCACAACCTGTCGGTGCCCGAGTTCTCGATGGGCTACCACTGGGACATCGTGCTCGACGGGCCGCACGCCACCTGGATCGAAGAAGGGCGCTGACCAGCGATGACGAAGATCGACACGAGCCGTCCGGAGACCGTGCTGCCCACGCCGTCGCACACGGTGGGCCCCTTCTACGGTCATGCGCTGCCGTTCCCCGGCGGCGGAGACATCGCCCCGGTCGGCCACCCGGACACCATCGCGCTGCAGGGATATGTGTACGACGGCGAGGGCAACCCGTTGCCGGACGCGTTTGTGGAGCTGTGGGGCGCGGACCCCGAGGGCAACCTCCCCCAGGTCGACGGCTCGATGCGGCGGGATGCGTCGAGCGGCGGTTTCCTGGGCCGCAACGGCGTCGAGTTCACCGGCTGGGGACGCGTCCAGACGGAGGCGGGCGGCCACTGGTCGGCGCGGACGCTGCGGCCGGGCGCGCGCGGGCGCAGCGCCCCGTACCTGAGTGTGTGCGTGTTCGCGCGCGGGCTGCTGGTGCACCTGTTCACCCGGATCTACCTGCCCGGCGACGACGCGGCGCTCGCCGCCGATCCGCTGCTGAAGCAGCTGGACCCGGCGCGCCGCGCCACACTGATCGCCCAGGACGGCCCGCTGGGCACCTACCGTTTCGACATCCGCCTTCAGGGCGAGGGCGAAACGGTCTTCCTGGAGTTCCAGTGACCCCTGCGCACACCGACGGTCTGTCCGAGGCCGGTCTGTCCGAGGCCGGTCTGCTCTCCCCGGGGTGGACCGGCTCCGCCGCCGCCTCCGCGACCGGTGACAACGCGTTTCTGCGGGCGTTGCTCGACGCGGAGGCCGCGCTGACCCGCGCCCAGGAGACGCTGGGGCTGGCCCCGGAAGGGGCCGGCGCGGCGGTCACCTCGGCGGCCGGCACCGGCGACTTCGATGTGCGGTCCCTCGCCGAGCGGGCCCGAGGCGGCGGGAACCCGGTGATCCCGCTGGTCGCCGATCTGACGAAGGCGGTCGGCACGCGGTACGGCCCGTACGTCCACCGGGGCGCGACCAGCCAGGACATCATGGACACGGCGATGATGCTGGTGGCGGTGCGCACGCTCGGCCTCGTCCTGACCGACCTCGACCGCAGCCGGCGCGCGCTGGCCAGGCTCGCCGCCGAGCACCGGGACACGCCGATGCCGGGCCGGACGCTCACCCAGCACGCCGTACCGACGACGTTCGGTCTGAAGGCGGCCGGCTGGCGGTCGCTGGTGCTCGACGCACGCGACCGCGTGACCGCCGTACGGGACACGCTGCCCGCCCAACTCGGCGGCGCGGCAGGCACCTTGGCGGCCTTCACGGCGTACGGCGCGCAGGACGCGACCGCCCTGCCCGCGGTGTACGCCCGTGAACTCGGGCTGCGGGCACCGCAGTTGCCGTGGCACACCCTGCGGACGCCGATCGCCGACCTCGCCGCCTGTCTGGCCTTCACGGCGGGCGCCCTGGGGAAGGTCGCGACGGACGTCCTCTGCCTCGCCCGCACCGAGATCGCCGAGGTGGCGGAGGGCAGCGGGGGCGGTTCCTCGGCCATGCCGCACAAGGCCAACCCGGTACGGTCCACGCTGATCGCGGCCGCCGCCCGGCGCGCCCCGCAGCTCGCGGCCACGTTGCAGGGGTCTTTGGCGGCGGAGGACGAGCGGCCCGCCGGGGCCTGGCACGCCGAGTGGGAGCCCCTGCGGGATCTGCTGCGGCTGGCCGGCGGGGCCGCCCGGGACGCGGCCGAGCTGACGGAGGGCCTGCGGGTGAACGCGGACGCGATGCGCGCGAACCTCGACCTCACCCACGGGCTGATCGTCTCCGAGCGGCTGTCCGCCGAGCTGTCGGCCGTGCTCGGCCGGGCCCGCGCCAAGGAACTCCTCACGGAACTCGCCCGCCGTGCCTACGCCGAGGATCGTCCCCTGGTCGAACTCCTCGCCGAGGAACCCGACTTGAAGGACGTCGCGCTCGACGACCTCACCGACCCCGCCCGCTATACCGGCTCCGCCGGAGCCCTCACCGACCGCGCCCTGGAGCGACGTTGACACAGAAACTGCTCAACCACCGTGCCGAGGGCCCGACTTCCGCGCCCCCGCTGCTGCTCGGCCCCTCGCTGGGCACCTCGTACGCCCTGTGGGACAAGGTGGCGCCGGAGCTGTCCGTCACGCATCGGGTGGTCCGCTGGGACCTGCCGGGGCACGGAGGTTCGGCGGCCGACCTGATCGGTCCCGGGGCCACCGTCGGCGATCTCGCCGAACTGGTGCTGGCGCTCGCCGACTCCCTCGGCCTGGAGCGGTTCGCGTACGCGGGCGTCTCCCTGGGCGGCGCGGTGGGTCTGCACCTGGCGCTGCACCACCCCGAACGCCTCTCGTCGCTGGCGATGATCTGCTCCTCGGCCCACTTCAACGGGTCGAAGCCGTGGGAGGAGCGAGCCGCGCTGGTGCGCAGGGAGGGTCTGGCGGGGCTCGCCGAGAACGCGAACGCCCGTTGGTTCACACCGGGGTTCACCGTGCCGGAGCTGATCGCCGACCACCGTGACGCGGACCCGGAGGCCTACGCCGCGTGCTGTGACGCGCTGAGCACGTTCGACCTGCGCGAGCGGCTGCCGGAGATCGCCGTACGGACGCTGCTGATCGCCGGACGCCATGATCCGGCGACGCCGCCCGCGCATCTGCGGGAGATCGCGGACGCGGTGCCGGGTGCGGCGCTGGTCGAGCTGCCGGGGGCCTCGCATCTCGCGCCCGCCCAGTGTCCCGAGGCCGTGCTGACCGCGCTGCGGGCACATCTCGACGGCGGGGCGAAGCGGGGCATGCAGGTGCGGCGAGAGGTGCTCGGGGACGCGCATGTGGACCGGGCGCAGGCCGGGCAGGACGCGTTCACCGCGCGCTACCAGGACTTCATCTCGCGCTATGCCTGGGGTGAGATCTGGACCGACCCGACGCTCAGCCGCCGCGAGCGCAGCATGATCACACTGACCGCGCTGGTGGCGCACGGCCACTACGACGAGTTGGCCATGCACGTGCGAGCGGCCCGGCGCAACGGGCTCACGCCGGACGAGATCGGCGCGGTCCTGCTGCAGACGGCCGTCTACTGCGGGGTCCCGGCGGCGAACTCGGCCTTCGCGACGGCCCAGCGGGTGCTCGCGGAGGAGCACGGGACCGGCTGAGACGCATCCGGCCGCAGCGCCGTGGAGCGTCCGGGAGCTACCTCCGGGTCTGTCCGGGGACGAGGCCCACCTGCGGCGCGCCCAGCCTCTTCAGGGCCAGCTGTGCCTTCTCCGCCAGGCCGTCGGCGCCGCAGGAACGGGCCAGGGTCAGGCCCCGGCCGAGTTCGGACGCGGAGCGCGACAGGATGCCGTACTCGATGCGGGCGGCGGCGTGTTCGTACTGGCAGGGCGAGGACTCCAGATAGGTGACCGCCTGCTGGGCGAGGCGGACCGCGCGCTGGCCGGTCTCCAGGGCGGCGGCTCAGCGCAGGGCCTCGCCGATCGCGGTGTCGGTGCCGAAGCGTTCGGCCTGCCGGCGGGCCTCGATGACGAGCCGGTTCGCGCGGTCCGGGTCCTCGCCGGCCAGGGCCCGGGCGAGGTCGACGGCCCAGGGGCTCATCACCGGGTTGAGGTGGCCGCGGGCGGTGGCGGCCTTCTCGGCGGCCTCCAGCTCGTTGATGCCGTCCTTGACCCGGCCGACGGCCAGCAGCAGCCGGCCGCGCACGGTCCGCGGGTCGGGCAGCACGATCGTCGACGGGTACGGCGGGGCGAAGCCGTACTGTTCGGCGGTCTCCCAGGCCTCGGCGACATGGCCGCGGACCAGCAGCGTGTCGACGAGGTTGCAGGTCGCCGACCAGTACAGGGGCAGGCCGCGGCCGACGCGTTCGGCGAGGCGCAGCGATTCCCTGAGGGACTCCTCGGCCTCTTTCAGCCGGCCCCGGCGGCGCAGTCCCACACCGAGGTAGGCGTGCGCCAGGGCGAGGTGGCCGCCGCTCCAGCCGACGGAGACGTAGGCGCGCAGGGCCTCGTTGAGGAGGGCGTCGGCGCGGTCGAGCCGGTCGGTGTAGGCGTAGGAGCCGGCCAGCATCATCAGCAGTTCGATGCCCCACTCCTGGTCGGTCCAGCCGAGACCGGGGGCGAGGCGGCCGTTGACGAGGGCGCGGTCGCAGAACTCGACGACCTCCATGGCGTTCTCGCCGTGGATCGCCGCGTCGAAGCCGCGCAGGATGAGCAGGGCGCGCTCGGCGTTGTCCCGGCCGGTACAGGCCGCGACGAGCGAGGCGAGTTTCTCCGAGCCGCGCGGTGAGGCCGCCTCGCCGGCGTGCACGCCCTCCCACATGAGCTGCACGGCCTGCAGTCGCAGCCGGGCGGGTCCGGGGGCGTGCCGGGCGGCCTCCGCCTCGACCGTGCGGACACCCTCCTCCAGCTGGTCGTTGTGCACGAGCGCCTGGGAGAGGCGGCAGACGGCGTCGACGCGCTCGGCGCCGTCGAGGCCGGGCATGCCGAGTGCCGTGCGCAGGTGTTCGATGGTCCTGGCGGGTGCGGTGAGGAAGGTCGCGGAGCCCAGTTCGTAGAGCACGTGCGCGTGGACGTCGGGGGCGGGCGGTTCCCGCAGAGCCCGTTCCAGACAGCGGCGGGCGGCGTCCGGGGCGCCGACGGCGAGGTGCTCGCGGGCGGCCTCGCGCAGCTGCTCGACGAGTTCCTCGTCGCCCTCCGCGTGGACCTGGAGGAGGTGCCGGGAGGCGGCCGCTAAGCCGTTGCCCGCGTCGGCGACGA is a window encoding:
- the pcaB gene encoding 3-carboxy-cis,cis-muconate cycloisomerase yields the protein MTPAHTDGLSEAGLSEAGLLSPGWTGSAAASATGDNAFLRALLDAEAALTRAQETLGLAPEGAGAAVTSAAGTGDFDVRSLAERARGGGNPVIPLVADLTKAVGTRYGPYVHRGATSQDIMDTAMMLVAVRTLGLVLTDLDRSRRALARLAAEHRDTPMPGRTLTQHAVPTTFGLKAAGWRSLVLDARDRVTAVRDTLPAQLGGAAGTLAAFTAYGAQDATALPAVYARELGLRAPQLPWHTLRTPIADLAACLAFTAGALGKVATDVLCLARTEIAEVAEGSGGGSSAMPHKANPVRSTLIAAAARRAPQLAATLQGSLAAEDERPAGAWHAEWEPLRDLLRLAGGAARDAAELTEGLRVNADAMRANLDLTHGLIVSERLSAELSAVLGRARAKELLTELARRAYAEDRPLVELLAEEPDLKDVALDDLTDPARYTGSAGALTDRALERR
- a CDS encoding ATP-dependent DNA ligase, which gives rise to MDLPVMPPVKPMLAKSVTAIPPGMQYEAKWDGFRAIAFRDGDEVELGSRTGKPLTRYFPELVEALRERVPERCVLDGEIVIAREGRLDFDALTERIHPADSRVRTLAERTPASFVAFDLLALADKALLDVPLSDRRDLLTRALAGVTPPVHVAPATTDVEVARQWFEEYEGAGLDGVIAKPLTLRYLQDERAMFKVKHERTADVVVAGYRFHKSGPIVGSLLLGLYDDRGALQHVGVSAAFPMKRRAELVEELEPLRMEDAAGHPWAAWSQEAAHETARLPGAPSRWSGKKDLSWVPLRPERVAEVAYDHMENGARFRHTARFRRWRPDRTPQSCTYAQLEEPVRYDLSEILGPPPKS
- the pcaDC gene encoding bifunctional 3-oxoadipate enol-lactonase/4-carboxymuconolactone decarboxylase PcaDC, with the protein product MTQKLLNHRAEGPTSAPPLLLGPSLGTSYALWDKVAPELSVTHRVVRWDLPGHGGSAADLIGPGATVGDLAELVLALADSLGLERFAYAGVSLGGAVGLHLALHHPERLSSLAMICSSAHFNGSKPWEERAALVRREGLAGLAENANARWFTPGFTVPELIADHRDADPEAYAACCDALSTFDLRERLPEIAVRTLLIAGRHDPATPPAHLREIADAVPGAALVELPGASHLAPAQCPEAVLTALRAHLDGGAKRGMQVRREVLGDAHVDRAQAGQDAFTARYQDFISRYAWGEIWTDPTLSRRERSMITLTALVAHGHYDELAMHVRAARRNGLTPDEIGAVLLQTAVYCGVPAANSAFATAQRVLAEEHGTG
- a CDS encoding MarR family winged helix-turn-helix transcriptional regulator; protein product: MAALDLTTHPGHLARRLQQAHYLLWNTMVSEDTTSPQFAVLNALVAEPGLDQRTVGERVGLDRSTIAEVISRLGRRGLLDKVRDPRDGRRFLLRLTDDGLRTHRKLAVRTARMNQVFLAPLSAEEQAQFFDVIRRVSDAAEGLRNPAEPVTAQN
- the pcaG gene encoding protocatechuate 3,4-dioxygenase subunit alpha, producing MTKIDTSRPETVLPTPSHTVGPFYGHALPFPGGGDIAPVGHPDTIALQGYVYDGEGNPLPDAFVELWGADPEGNLPQVDGSMRRDASSGGFLGRNGVEFTGWGRVQTEAGGHWSARTLRPGARGRSAPYLSVCVFARGLLVHLFTRIYLPGDDAALAADPLLKQLDPARRATLIAQDGPLGTYRFDIRLQGEGETVFLEFQ
- a CDS encoding zinc-dependent alcohol dehydrogenase, coding for MRAVTWQGKRDVRVDTVPDPTIQEPTDAVIRITSSGLCGSDLHLYEVLTPFMTPGDILGHEPLGIVEAVGAGVPDLKAGDRVVVPFQIACGNCWMCLNALPTQCETTQVTGEGMGAALFGYTRLYGAVPGAQAEYLRVPQAQFGPIKVPEGPPDDRYVYLSDVLPTAWQAVAYADVPQGGSVAVFGLGPIGDMACRVAQVRGAGRVFGIDLVGDRLRRARARGIETYDLRSFDSEKELVTAIRDETDGRGPDAVIDAVGTEAHGSAAARMIQNASALLPRKLSGPLAERFSVDRLAALHTAIELVRRGGTLSLVGVYGGTADPLPMLTLFDKQLQIRMGQANVRRWSDDILPYLTDEDPLGVDDFATHRLPLEDAPHAYEMFQRKQDGAVKVLMTP
- the pcaH gene encoding protocatechuate 3,4-dioxygenase subunit beta, translating into MTLTQADIDQEIAAEHAAYEKRRADGAPVEHQPRRDYAPYRSSVLRHPKQPPVAIDVSKDPELVELASPAFGERDITEIDNDLTRQHNGEPIGERITVSGRLLDRDGRPVRGQLVEIWQANSAGRYAHQREQHDAPLDPNFTGVGRTLTDDSGFYRFTTVQPGPYPWRQHVNAWRPAHIHFSLFGTAFTQRLVTQMYFPSDPLFPYDPIIQSVTDDAARQRLIATYDHNLSVPEFSMGYHWDIVLDGPHATWIEEGR
- a CDS encoding DUF3048 domain-containing protein; protein product: MTDTSRSRRTGRRAGRVRPSAAVALSAAALAAALTVSLAAGCTSSHETSRPDDGRSASQSPGPTGPGTGSVLAVKIDNAPEARPQTGLDAADVVYAEQVEGGLSRLMAVYATRLPAAVGPVRSARESDLELLRQFDRPVLAFSGAQGKLLPLIDRAPLDAVTPEKASGAYYRGTDRAAPHNLYLRPSRLLPAAPGAAALTTGFRHGAAPAGGRAERSQTVRYPAAGFTFTWSASRARWLVSMDGTPSVTATGQPVAPATVVVQYVTVRASRFHDFLGNNTPYTETVGAGKAEVLRDGRVFDVNWKRATATDGTDFTADDGKPVAFAEGQVWVVFVKAP